In Streptomyces sp. V4I8, one genomic interval encodes:
- a CDS encoding phage/plasmid primase, P4 family — protein sequence MSSAESTPRFDAHAAAQQMFDLETVEPPPSLPLPAQSSPLMPAASPVRQQPVGLLPPSLTDRGNAKLFVQLYRDRFRHVEGLGWFAWDGYRWKRSGGEKAALWAAGEMAEDMGDSDPRGLYSDRELLQHKKRTLSTTGMKALLTQAKASPDLSVDPDVLDGDPYALCTPAGVVDLHTGQLRKPDPSRDFHSRATSVAPQKMETPRWHRFLADTFGDDAEGQEMVDFLHLLLGYSITGDVGAQVLPFLHGQGKNGKSVLLDTMIQILGDYADAAPPGFLMDRGAFSEHSTELTELHGRRLIVCSELKPNDKFDEARVRLLTGGDKIKARRMRQDYFSFTPTHHLWLLGNHRPEVSTGGFAFWRRIRLLPFERVVPDGRKIDNLAFELVRDEGPGILQWLLEGARRYLTTRDPLEGPDRVRIATTAYANTEDHIGRFLAECCTRDSEAHPDLRVEQGLLYSAYSSWCSAGEGIRPATPRAFATRVRQEVGLASPTDMIKSNGRKYYPNIALVTNE from the coding sequence ATGAGCAGCGCCGAGAGCACACCGCGCTTCGACGCCCATGCCGCCGCTCAACAGATGTTCGACCTCGAGACTGTCGAACCTCCGCCTTCCTTGCCGCTGCCCGCGCAGTCCTCACCGCTCATGCCGGCGGCGTCCCCTGTTCGCCAGCAGCCAGTTGGGCTGCTGCCGCCATCTCTTACCGACCGTGGCAATGCGAAGTTGTTCGTCCAGCTGTACCGAGACCGATTCCGCCATGTCGAAGGCCTCGGGTGGTTCGCGTGGGACGGCTACCGATGGAAGCGTTCGGGGGGTGAGAAGGCTGCTCTGTGGGCAGCGGGGGAGATGGCTGAAGACATGGGGGACAGCGACCCTCGGGGACTGTACAGCGATCGGGAATTGCTGCAGCACAAGAAGCGCACGTTGTCCACAACTGGCATGAAGGCGCTCCTCACCCAGGCGAAGGCTTCACCCGACCTTTCCGTGGACCCCGACGTTCTCGATGGCGATCCGTATGCCCTCTGCACTCCTGCAGGCGTCGTCGACCTGCACACCGGGCAGCTGCGTAAACCTGACCCCAGCCGGGACTTCCACTCCCGCGCGACGAGCGTCGCGCCCCAGAAGATGGAGACGCCTCGTTGGCACCGCTTCCTGGCCGATACGTTCGGCGACGATGCGGAGGGCCAGGAGATGGTCGACTTCCTGCATCTTCTCCTCGGCTACTCCATCACAGGTGATGTCGGAGCGCAGGTTCTGCCTTTCCTTCACGGCCAGGGCAAGAACGGCAAGTCTGTCTTGCTCGACACGATGATCCAGATTCTTGGTGACTATGCGGACGCCGCCCCGCCCGGCTTCCTCATGGATCGCGGCGCCTTCTCAGAACACTCCACCGAGCTCACCGAACTGCATGGGCGGCGGCTGATCGTGTGCAGTGAGCTCAAACCCAATGACAAATTCGATGAGGCACGTGTCCGTCTCCTGACCGGCGGAGACAAGATCAAGGCCCGGCGAATGCGGCAGGACTATTTCTCCTTCACCCCCACACATCATCTGTGGCTGCTGGGCAACCATAGGCCGGAGGTATCCACTGGCGGCTTCGCCTTCTGGCGCCGCATCCGTTTGCTCCCCTTCGAGCGCGTTGTCCCGGATGGGCGCAAAATCGATAACCTTGCCTTTGAACTGGTCCGGGACGAAGGGCCGGGCATCCTGCAATGGCTCCTGGAGGGTGCCCGCCGCTACCTCACCACTCGTGACCCTCTTGAGGGACCAGACCGCGTCCGTATCGCCACCACGGCCTATGCCAATACCGAAGACCACATTGGCCGTTTCCTTGCCGAATGCTGCACACGGGACTCCGAGGCTCACCCCGATCTCCGTGTTGAGCAGGGCCTTCTGTACTCGGCTTACAGCTCCTGGTGCAGCGCGGGTGAGGGCATCCGGCCTGCCACCCCCCGCGCCTTTGCCACGCGAGTCCGGCAGGAGGTCGGCCTCGCGTCTCCCACTGACATGATCAAGTCCAACGGGCGCAAGTACTACCCGAACATCGCGCTCGTCACCAACGAATGA
- a CDS encoding IS3 family transposase, with translation MPKPYPKEFREGVVRVARNREPGVTLEQIAADFGVHPITLSKWLRRAETDEGARPATASGESAELREARKRIRLLEQENEVLRRAAAYLSQAHLPAKLMYPLVREPAAADAPYRVPVAVTCRMLGPARQPYYRWLAGPVTDAELAKAYRANALFDAHRDDPEFGHRFLADGARAAGEVMAERTAWRICRDNGWWSAFGKRSGRGKNAKAGPPVHDDRVRRIFTADAPNRLWLTDITEHATGEGKLYLCAVKDVFSGRIVGYSIDDRMQSRLAVTALQSAVARRGQVAGCIVHSNRGPQFRSRKFVSALVRHDLVGSMGRVGAAGDNAAMESFFALLQKNVLDRQVWATRQDLRIAIVTWIERTYHRRRRQRRPSRLTPVEYETIMTPPAALAA, from the coding sequence GTGCCCAAGCCGTATCCGAAGGAGTTCCGCGAGGGCGTCGTGCGGGTCGCGCGTAACCGCGAGCCCGGCGTCACGCTGGAACAGATCGCCGCCGACTTCGGGGTCCACCCGATCACGCTGTCGAAGTGGCTGCGCCGCGCCGAGACCGATGAGGGCGCCAGGCCCGCAACGGCGTCGGGTGAGTCGGCCGAGCTGCGCGAGGCCCGCAAGCGGATCCGGCTGCTGGAGCAGGAGAACGAGGTGCTCAGGAGGGCTGCGGCGTATCTGTCGCAGGCGCACCTGCCGGCAAAATTGATGTACCCGCTCGTCCGCGAGCCGGCCGCCGCCGACGCCCCTTACCGGGTGCCGGTAGCGGTGACGTGCCGGATGCTCGGGCCGGCCCGCCAGCCCTACTACCGGTGGCTGGCCGGCCCGGTCACTGACGCCGAACTGGCCAAGGCATACCGGGCCAATGCACTGTTCGACGCTCACCGCGACGACCCGGAGTTCGGCCACCGCTTCCTTGCCGACGGGGCCCGCGCCGCGGGCGAGGTGATGGCCGAGCGGACCGCCTGGCGGATCTGCCGGGACAACGGCTGGTGGAGCGCGTTTGGAAAGCGAAGCGGTCGCGGCAAGAACGCCAAGGCCGGGCCGCCGGTCCACGACGATCGAGTGCGGCGCATCTTCACCGCCGACGCCCCGAACCGGCTGTGGCTCACGGACATCACCGAGCACGCCACCGGCGAGGGGAAGCTGTACCTGTGCGCGGTCAAGGACGTGTTCTCGGGCCGCATTGTGGGCTATTCCATCGACGACCGGATGCAGTCCCGCCTCGCGGTCACCGCTCTGCAATCCGCCGTTGCCCGCCGTGGCCAGGTGGCCGGGTGCATTGTGCATTCGAATCGCGGCCCTCAGTTCCGGTCACGGAAGTTCGTGTCCGCCCTTGTCCGGCACGACTTGGTCGGCTCGATGGGCAGGGTCGGGGCGGCCGGCGACAACGCGGCCATGGAGAGCTTCTTTGCACTGCTGCAGAAGAACGTCCTCGACCGCCAAGTCTGGGCCACCCGGCAGGACTTGCGGATCGCGATCGTCACCTGGATTGAACGCACCTACCACCGACGCCGACGCCAGAGACGCCCCTCCCGATTGACCCCCGTCGAGTACGAGACCATCATGACCCCACCCGCAGCCCTGGCTGCATAA
- a CDS encoding DUF6009 family protein gives MSSLLNESDLIHEVDVVWLEDTNELDYVRQALDKTPRRTSKPRYARDGRMVGYALLDEEAEPDPDSGLYKRRVFFLLPHDRDSYPHGLYRQGAPGEAVDPRTIQPKKPGTKTPRSQSGHKPIASAAT, from the coding sequence ATGAGCTCGCTGTTGAACGAGAGCGATCTCATCCACGAAGTGGACGTGGTTTGGCTGGAGGACACCAACGAGCTGGACTACGTCCGTCAGGCTCTCGACAAGACCCCACGTCGTACCAGCAAGCCGCGTTACGCGCGCGACGGGCGGATGGTCGGCTACGCCCTCCTCGACGAGGAAGCCGAACCCGACCCTGACAGCGGTTTGTACAAGCGCCGCGTCTTCTTCCTGCTCCCGCACGATCGAGACAGTTACCCGCATGGTCTGTACCGTCAGGGCGCCCCAGGAGAAGCTGTGGACCCGCGGACCATCCAGCCGAAGAAGCCGGGGACCAAGACGCCTCGGTCGCAGAGTGGACACAAGCCCATAGCGTCCGCTGCGACCTGA
- a CDS encoding glycoside hydrolase family 13 protein, with the protein MTLNTHRWWREAVIYQVYVRSFLDSTGDGVGDLAGVRAGLPYLKKLGVDGIWLSPFYPSPQHDHGYDVADYCDVDPLFGDLAEFDLLVAVARRLGVKVLLDIVPNHCSSEHPWFEEALAAEPGSAARARFHFADGRGPDGSEPPNNWHSMFGGPAWSRVTEADGRPGQWYLHMFAPEQPDWNWRNPEIGAEFDRILRFWLDRGIDGFRIDVAAGLYKHPELPDSDDPEADARTRDSVNPLAWNQPEVHQVWRQWRSVCEEYKVRDGRERLLVGEVSVPTAREHALYVRHDELHQAFFFDLLSAPWDADAFRKVISEAMQDIAGTGSTVTWVLNNHDQVRTVTRYGEPATEGSGLGAARARAAALLMLALPGAAYIYQGEELGLPEVVDLPDDVLTDPIFHRTGSRARIRDGCRVPLPWSGQASPFGFTSGAESAKPWLPQPEYFAEYATDRALADTRSFWHLYRDGLQLRDALPQLGEGTLRWLDTPPGVLAFVRGDGLVCAVNFGTAPTPAPVSGTPLLSSGPCPAGVLPGSTAAWWMSDGAIP; encoded by the coding sequence GTGACGCTCAACACGCATCGCTGGTGGCGCGAGGCGGTGATCTACCAGGTCTACGTCCGCAGCTTCCTCGACAGCACCGGTGACGGTGTCGGCGATCTCGCCGGCGTCCGGGCCGGGCTGCCGTATCTGAAGAAGCTCGGGGTGGACGGGATCTGGCTGAGCCCCTTTTATCCCTCGCCGCAGCACGACCACGGTTACGACGTCGCCGACTACTGCGATGTCGACCCGCTCTTCGGTGATCTCGCCGAGTTCGACCTGCTGGTCGCGGTGGCCCGGCGGCTCGGCGTTAAGGTGCTGCTCGACATCGTCCCGAACCACTGCTCCAGCGAGCACCCGTGGTTCGAGGAGGCGCTGGCCGCCGAGCCCGGCAGCGCGGCCCGCGCCCGCTTCCACTTCGCCGATGGCCGCGGCCCCGACGGGTCCGAGCCGCCCAACAACTGGCACTCCATGTTCGGCGGCCCGGCCTGGAGCCGGGTGACCGAGGCGGACGGGCGGCCCGGTCAGTGGTACCTGCACATGTTCGCGCCCGAGCAGCCCGACTGGAACTGGCGCAACCCCGAGATCGGCGCCGAGTTCGACCGCATCCTGCGCTTCTGGCTGGACCGCGGCATCGACGGCTTCCGCATCGACGTGGCCGCCGGCCTCTACAAGCACCCCGAACTGCCCGACTCGGACGACCCCGAGGCCGACGCCCGCACCCGCGACTCGGTCAACCCGCTCGCCTGGAACCAGCCCGAGGTGCACCAGGTGTGGCGCCAATGGCGTTCGGTGTGCGAGGAGTACAAGGTCCGCGACGGCCGTGAGCGCCTGTTAGTCGGCGAGGTGTCCGTGCCGACCGCGCGTGAGCACGCTCTGTACGTTCGCCACGACGAGCTGCACCAGGCGTTCTTCTTCGATCTGCTCAGTGCCCCCTGGGATGCGGATGCGTTCCGCAAGGTGATCTCCGAGGCGATGCAGGACATCGCCGGCACGGGCTCGACGGTCACCTGGGTCCTCAACAACCACGACCAGGTCCGCACCGTCACCCGCTACGGCGAACCCGCCACCGAAGGCAGCGGCCTCGGCGCCGCCCGCGCCCGCGCGGCCGCGCTGCTGATGCTGGCGCTGCCCGGCGCCGCGTACATCTACCAGGGCGAGGAGCTCGGCCTGCCCGAGGTCGTCGACCTGCCCGACGACGTGCTCACCGACCCGATCTTCCACCGCACCGGCAGCCGGGCCCGCATCCGCGACGGCTGCCGGGTGCCGCTGCCGTGGTCGGGACAGGCCTCGCCCTTCGGCTTCACCTCCGGCGCCGAGAGCGCCAAGCCCTGGCTGCCGCAGCCGGAGTACTTCGCCGAGTACGCCACCGACCGCGCCCTCGCCGACACCCGCTCCTTCTGGCACCTGTACCGCGACGGCCTCCAACTGCGCGACGCACTGCCCCAGTTGGGCGAGGGCACCCTGCGCTGGCTGGACACCCCGCCCGGCGTCCTGGCCTTCGTCCGCGGCGACGGCCTCGTCTGCGCCGTCAACTTCGGCACGGCACCCACGCCGGCGCCGGTCTCCGGCACCCCGCTGCTGTCGAGCGGCCCCTGCCCGGCCGGGGTGCTGCCCGGCTCCACGGCGGCCTGGTGGATGAGCGACGGCGCGATCCCCTGA
- a CDS encoding ISAzo13 family transposase: MLEGVEAALAAKFEALFPHLDERQRRLAIGAEARSLGHGGIRVVARAAGVREGTVSRGVAELESGAAPLGRARREGGGRKRAVELDPGLRPALLALVEPDMRGDPMSPLRWTVKSTRHLAAELTGQGHRISAETVADLLREEGFSLQGNAKTVEGRQHPDRDGQFRYINERAKEYQAAGDPVVSVDTKKKEVVGNYKNAGGEWHRKGEPVRVRTHDFPDPELGKAIPYGIYDLAADTGWVSVGTDHDTAAFAVESIRRWWNSQGRGAYPHARRLLVTADAGGSNGYRTRAWKAELAALALQTGLDITVCHFPPGTSKWNKVEHRLFSHITMNWRGRPLTSHEVIVNSIAATTTRTGLTVHAELDTGAYETGVRISDRQLDALPLHRHEWHGDWNYTLRPEAYTQVSDAPDPFDQPSPDLAWLCYPTLTGMPAPEWEALITTLTTLHESQRETALDKRRGHRPRVKGDGTTGRRPILTLADRLLATLLHQRLGLPQVAIARLFGVTPFTINRRIRDIRQLLEAAGHTIQPADQHLATLDDLRCLASTAGITIPTEIKTAS; this comes from the coding sequence ATGCTGGAGGGGGTTGAGGCGGCTCTGGCCGCGAAGTTCGAGGCGTTGTTCCCGCACTTGGACGAGCGTCAGCGCCGGTTGGCCATAGGGGCGGAGGCCCGGTCGCTGGGGCATGGCGGGATCCGGGTGGTGGCCCGTGCGGCCGGGGTGCGTGAGGGCACCGTCTCCCGTGGGGTTGCTGAACTGGAGTCCGGGGCAGCCCCGTTGGGCCGGGCCCGCCGGGAAGGCGGAGGCCGCAAGCGTGCGGTGGAGCTCGATCCGGGACTGCGGCCCGCGCTGCTGGCCCTTGTCGAGCCGGACATGCGGGGTGATCCGATGTCGCCACTGCGCTGGACGGTGAAGTCGACCCGTCACCTGGCCGCCGAGCTGACCGGGCAGGGCCACCGCATCTCGGCGGAGACCGTGGCCGACCTGCTGCGTGAGGAGGGCTTCAGTCTCCAGGGCAACGCCAAGACCGTAGAGGGCAGGCAACACCCGGACCGCGATGGCCAGTTCCGCTACATCAACGAGCGGGCCAAGGAGTATCAGGCTGCCGGGGACCCGGTGGTCAGCGTCGACACCAAGAAGAAGGAAGTCGTCGGCAACTACAAGAACGCCGGCGGCGAGTGGCACCGCAAGGGCGAACCGGTCCGGGTGCGGACGCACGACTTCCCGGACCCGGAGCTGGGCAAGGCCATCCCGTACGGGATCTACGATCTGGCCGCGGACACCGGATGGGTCAGCGTCGGCACCGACCACGACACTGCAGCGTTCGCCGTGGAGTCCATCCGCCGCTGGTGGAACAGCCAGGGGCGGGGCGCCTATCCGCACGCGCGGCGGCTGCTGGTCACCGCGGACGCGGGCGGCTCGAACGGCTACCGCACCCGCGCCTGGAAAGCCGAACTCGCCGCCCTGGCCCTTCAGACGGGCCTGGACATCACCGTCTGTCACTTTCCGCCAGGTACTTCAAAATGGAACAAGGTGGAGCACCGGCTGTTCTCCCACATCACCATGAACTGGCGCGGCAGGCCGCTGACCAGCCACGAAGTCATCGTGAACAGCATCGCCGCGACGACCACCCGGACCGGGCTGACGGTGCACGCCGAACTCGACACAGGCGCCTACGAGACCGGAGTCCGGATCAGTGACCGGCAGCTGGATGCCCTGCCCCTGCACCGCCACGAATGGCACGGTGACTGGAACTACACACTGCGGCCCGAGGCATACACCCAGGTCAGCGACGCACCGGACCCCTTCGACCAGCCCAGCCCCGACCTCGCCTGGCTCTGCTACCCCACCCTGACCGGCATGCCGGCCCCAGAGTGGGAAGCCCTGATCACCACGCTCACCACCCTCCACGAGAGCCAACGCGAGACGGCGCTGGACAAGCGGCGCGGCCATCGCCCACGAGTCAAAGGCGACGGCACCACCGGCCGCCGCCCCATCCTCACCCTCGCCGACCGGCTCCTGGCCACCCTCCTCCACCAGCGACTCGGGCTCCCGCAGGTCGCCATCGCCCGCCTCTTCGGCGTCACGCCATTCACCATCAACCGGCGCATTCGCGACATCCGCCAGCTCCTCGAGGCAGCCGGGCACACCATTCAACCCGCCGACCAGCACCTCGCCACCCTCGACGACCTCCGCTGCCTCGCCAGCACGGCAGGCATCACCATCCCTACAGAGATCAAGACGGCGAGTTAA
- a CDS encoding ABC transporter substrate-binding protein, whose amino-acid sequence MTMRRRTTLLTGCIAVVLVLGTTACGDGSDSEDSGEPLLKGETVTVAGVWSGTEQKNFQKVLDAFTEKTGAKTQFVSTGDNVSTVVGSKIEGGNAPDVVMVPQVGVLQQFAKNDWLKPLSKTAQQSVDANFAPVWQDYGSVDGTLYGLYFKAAHKSTVWYSPDALAQAGVEAPKTYDDMLKAGQTVSDSGLAAFSVAGQDGWTLTDWFENVYLSQAGPEKYDALATHQLKWTDPSVVDALTTLGKLFKDKQLIAGGQKGALNTDFPGSVEKVFGPKPEAGMVYEGDFVAGVAKDQFGKSIGEDANFFPFPAVGAGKAPVVSGGDAAVVLKDGKNQKAGMALLEYLATPEAAAVWAQAGGFLSPNKNVDLASYGDDVTRATAKSLVAAGDSDSVRFDMSDQAPAAFGGTKGAGEWKLLQDFLRDPSDAKGTAAKLEAAAAKAYQDQG is encoded by the coding sequence ATGACCATGCGACGACGTACCACCCTGCTCACCGGCTGCATCGCTGTCGTCCTGGTGCTCGGCACGACCGCCTGTGGAGATGGTTCCGACTCCGAAGACAGCGGTGAGCCGTTATTAAAAGGTGAGACGGTCACCGTGGCGGGTGTCTGGTCCGGCACCGAGCAGAAGAACTTCCAGAAGGTGCTGGACGCCTTCACTGAGAAGACCGGCGCCAAGACGCAGTTCGTGTCTACCGGGGACAATGTCTCCACGGTCGTCGGCAGCAAGATCGAGGGCGGCAACGCCCCCGACGTGGTGATGGTCCCGCAGGTCGGCGTGCTGCAGCAGTTCGCGAAGAACGACTGGCTCAAGCCGCTGTCGAAGACGGCCCAGCAGTCCGTGGACGCCAACTTCGCCCCCGTGTGGCAGGACTACGGCAGCGTCGACGGCACCCTCTACGGCCTGTACTTCAAGGCCGCGCACAAGTCGACCGTCTGGTACAGCCCCGACGCCCTCGCCCAAGCCGGTGTCGAGGCGCCGAAGACCTACGACGACATGCTGAAGGCCGGACAGACCGTCTCCGACTCCGGCCTCGCCGCCTTCTCGGTCGCCGGACAGGACGGCTGGACGCTGACCGACTGGTTCGAGAACGTCTACCTCTCCCAGGCCGGACCCGAGAAGTACGACGCCCTCGCCACGCACCAGCTGAAGTGGACCGACCCGTCGGTGGTCGACGCGCTGACCACCCTCGGCAAGCTGTTCAAGGACAAGCAGCTGATCGCGGGCGGCCAGAAGGGCGCCCTCAACACCGACTTCCCCGGCTCGGTGGAGAAGGTCTTCGGGCCGAAGCCCGAGGCGGGCATGGTCTACGAGGGCGACTTCGTCGCGGGCGTCGCCAAGGACCAGTTCGGCAAGTCGATCGGCGAGGACGCGAACTTCTTCCCGTTCCCGGCGGTCGGCGCCGGCAAGGCCCCGGTCGTCAGCGGCGGTGACGCGGCCGTCGTGCTGAAGGACGGCAAGAACCAGAAGGCCGGCATGGCGCTGCTGGAGTACCTGGCGACCCCGGAGGCCGCGGCGGTGTGGGCGCAGGCGGGCGGCTTCCTGTCCCCGAACAAGAACGTCGACCTCGCCTCGTACGGCGACGACGTCACCCGCGCGACCGCCAAGTCCCTTGTCGCCGCCGGGGATTCGGACTCGGTCCGCTTCGACATGTCGGACCAGGCACCGGCGGCCTTCGGCGGCACCAAGGGCGCGGGCGAGTGGAAGCTCCTGCAGGACTTCCTGCGCGACCCGTCGGATGCGAAGGGGACCGCGGCCAAGCTGGAGGCCGCGGCGGCCAAGGCATACCAGGACCAGGGCTGA
- a CDS encoding ABC transporter permease subunit: MTATLVNETSPAPAAGAGGKARGRRTRRRARIIALLFVFPALLLLGALVVYPVLFSVGRSFFDASGTRFVGGENYAEMFRDPATLKAIRNTTIWVVVAPALLTGLGLILAVLVEKVRWATVFKLLLFMPMAVSFLAAGIIFRLAYDEDPDKGVLNAAAVSVHDAFQGTSTYPTARARDGQGLTKDEDGSYRTTATASPGQAVTLGLVGVLPADLPADARPASAVAERKASPGELRGVVYLDFTPGGGGQQGKVDRQESGLPEMKVEAVRAGKTVASTTTAADGSFRFERLDDGSYTVKLPASNFAAPYEGISWLGPTLVTPAIIGAYLWIWTGFAMVLIGAGLSALPRDSLEAARMDGANEWQIFRRITVPLLAPVLTVVFITLVINVMKVFDLVYIIAPGPVQEDATVLATQMWLVSFGGGNNQGLGSALGVLLLLLVIPAMVFNVRRFRRSQR; the protein is encoded by the coding sequence ATGACCGCCACACTCGTGAACGAGACGAGCCCGGCGCCCGCCGCGGGCGCCGGGGGCAAGGCGCGCGGTCGGCGTACCCGGCGGCGCGCTCGGATCATCGCCCTGCTCTTCGTCTTCCCCGCACTGCTCCTGCTGGGCGCCCTGGTCGTGTACCCCGTCCTCTTCTCCGTCGGGCGCAGTTTCTTCGACGCCTCCGGTACCCGTTTCGTGGGCGGCGAGAACTACGCCGAGATGTTCCGCGACCCGGCGACGCTGAAGGCCATCCGCAACACCACGATCTGGGTGGTGGTGGCCCCGGCCCTGCTCACCGGACTCGGTCTGATCCTGGCCGTGCTGGTGGAGAAGGTCCGCTGGGCGACCGTGTTCAAGCTGCTGCTGTTCATGCCGATGGCCGTGTCCTTCCTCGCCGCCGGCATCATCTTCCGGCTCGCCTACGACGAGGACCCCGACAAGGGCGTACTGAACGCCGCCGCCGTCTCCGTGCACGACGCCTTCCAGGGTACGTCGACGTATCCGACGGCCCGGGCCCGCGACGGACAGGGACTGACCAAGGACGAGGACGGTTCGTACCGCACGACCGCGACCGCGTCCCCGGGGCAGGCGGTGACGCTGGGCCTGGTCGGCGTCCTGCCGGCCGACCTGCCCGCGGACGCCCGGCCCGCCTCCGCGGTAGCCGAGCGCAAGGCGAGCCCCGGTGAGCTGCGCGGTGTCGTCTACCTGGACTTCACGCCCGGTGGGGGAGGGCAGCAGGGCAAGGTCGACCGGCAAGAGAGCGGACTGCCGGAGATGAAGGTCGAGGCGGTACGGGCCGGGAAGACGGTCGCATCGACGACCACCGCGGCCGACGGCTCCTTCCGCTTCGAAAGGCTGGACGACGGCTCGTACACGGTGAAGCTGCCGGCCTCGAACTTCGCCGCCCCCTACGAGGGCATCTCCTGGCTGGGACCCACCCTCGTCACGCCGGCGATCATCGGGGCGTACCTGTGGATCTGGACCGGCTTCGCCATGGTCCTGATCGGCGCGGGCCTCTCGGCCCTGCCCCGGGACTCGCTCGAGGCGGCGCGGATGGACGGCGCGAACGAGTGGCAGATCTTCCGCCGGATCACGGTGCCGCTGCTGGCACCGGTCCTCACGGTCGTCTTCATCACCCTCGTCATCAACGTGATGAAGGTCTTCGACCTCGTCTACATCATCGCCCCCGGCCCGGTGCAGGAGGACGCGACCGTGCTCGCCACACAGATGTGGCTGGTGTCCTTCGGCGGCGGCAACAACCAGGGGCTCGGCAGCGCGCTGGGCGTCCTGCTCCTGCTGCTGGTCATCCCCGCCATGGTCTTCAACGTCCGCCGTTTCCGAAGGAGTCAGCGATGA
- a CDS encoding bifunctional DNA primase/polymerase yields MPAASARLTTSYAVARWCAGQGWPVHPLAPGRKTPVSNCPTCRAQRHDPKTCPCIPAGRPCHGFHAATTNQRYIDAWWSDSPTSGVGIACGPANLVVIDVDAHTAQVPARSRLLPGIPIHAEVNLDGLASGFDTLALLAALRRQPNPVEDDNTLRVRTPSGGLHIWYRNPDTDIRFRCSNGSSPKVALAWQVDVRAEGGYIVAPTTSTTAGTYTAEGSTRVPAPLPDWLWAELIRTGHVIAPATPKPSVAKAPVPRPRRKTSAAHRVLDPLIAVVAQCATTPEGAGFTEKLNRAAYTAGGLVAAGHLEEAAVRDLLLESAHQARPWQTTRNEKIVNDGLAAGAAHPFHLEGHS; encoded by the coding sequence ATGCCTGCTGCCTCAGCAAGGCTGACGACGTCGTACGCCGTGGCCCGCTGGTGCGCAGGGCAGGGCTGGCCTGTCCATCCTCTGGCCCCTGGCAGGAAGACGCCCGTGTCCAACTGCCCGACGTGCAGGGCCCAGCGTCATGACCCCAAGACGTGCCCCTGTATCCCAGCAGGACGTCCCTGCCATGGCTTTCACGCCGCCACGACCAACCAGCGATACATCGACGCCTGGTGGTCCGACAGCCCCACGTCAGGTGTGGGCATTGCCTGCGGTCCGGCTAACTTGGTCGTCATCGATGTCGACGCGCACACAGCTCAGGTCCCTGCCCGCAGCCGGCTGCTGCCAGGTATTCCTATCCACGCCGAGGTGAACCTCGACGGCCTCGCCTCAGGTTTTGACACTCTCGCTCTCCTGGCGGCACTCCGGCGACAGCCGAATCCTGTGGAGGATGACAACACTCTGCGTGTCCGCACGCCCTCGGGGGGCCTGCACATCTGGTACCGCAACCCCGATACAGACATCCGTTTCCGTTGCTCAAACGGATCGAGCCCCAAGGTCGCCTTGGCCTGGCAGGTCGACGTCCGGGCGGAGGGGGGCTACATCGTGGCCCCCACTACGTCCACAACTGCCGGTACTTACACTGCGGAGGGGTCAACGCGTGTGCCGGCCCCTCTGCCGGACTGGCTGTGGGCGGAACTCATCCGTACCGGCCACGTCATCGCCCCTGCGACGCCAAAGCCGAGTGTTGCCAAGGCGCCTGTCCCCAGGCCTCGTCGGAAGACTTCGGCTGCACACCGTGTCCTTGACCCGTTGATCGCTGTGGTCGCACAGTGTGCGACCACACCCGAAGGAGCTGGTTTCACCGAGAAACTCAACCGGGCCGCCTACACCGCCGGAGGTTTGGTAGCAGCCGGTCATCTTGAAGAGGCCGCTGTCCGTGACCTCTTGCTGGAGTCCGCCCACCAGGCCCGTCCTTGGCAGACAACCCGTAATGAAAAGATTGTCAACGACGGTCTTGCCGCCGGGGCAGCCCATCCGTTCCACCTTGAAGGACATTCATGA